The Castanea sativa cultivar Marrone di Chiusa Pesio chromosome 11, ASM4071231v1 genome contains a region encoding:
- the LOC142616525 gene encoding F-box/kelch-repeat protein At1g57790-like: MAKQIVRCSTEDQENQENKKGLHRSWSHLPPELLCLVSSYVLAGDYTTFRVICKSWRSSTSFPRPAVSTLTDSPWSLSPCLMSVGSHKCTFFHPAYQKHDACEIDIPELLDARIRFSKYGWLLLTGFGFDNLSVFFFNPFTKEKVELPKYTDRESFITMSFSSPPTSSDCFVIGICRWDDFGFIKRGEKRWTSHSIIKRPDFTPSTYCNPILHKGLCYCLGENGELGVFDPNDNPSNWIIYHNDKIPIIQDKLDSVHQSYLVESDEGKLLAIFMVEEGDTKTPIHVFELPKLQVNKTMMKPRKIVCRIVRSLGNRILYISFGGSFLEPVAPRGLGNKIYLPIIKDKKNIYYSLRTGKYHSIFDDYSTKNIHDVEEPRNCCWIQGGPKLTLNKDFEW; encoded by the coding sequence ATGGCCAAACAAATTGTAAGATGTTCTACCGAAgatcaagaaaatcaagaaaataaaaagggattACACAGATCCTGGTCTCATCTTCCACCTGAGCTTCTATGTTTAGTTTCCTCCTATGTTTTAGCTGGGGACTATACAACCTTTCGTGTTATATGCAAATCATGGCGATCAAGCACTTCTTTTCCTCGACCAGCGGTCTCAACCTTAACTGATTCTCCATGGTCTCTATCTCCATGTTTAATGTCTGTTGGCTCTCATAAATGCACATTCTTTCACCCTGCGTACCAAAAGCACGATGCATGCGAGATCGACATTCCAGAATTATTGGATGCACGTATTCGCTTCTCAAAGTATGGTTGGTTGCTCTTGACTGGATTTGGTTTTGACAATTTAAGTGTCTTTTTCTTCAATCCTTTCACAAAGGAAAAAGTAGAACTCCCTAAATACACAGATAGAGAATCATTCATTACCATGAGTTTTTCTTCTCCGCCTACTTCTTCCGACTGTTTTGTTATTGGAATTTGTAGGTGGGATGATTTTGGCTTCATTAAACGTGGAGAAAAACGTTGGACTTCCCATTCAATTATTAAAAGGCCAGACTTTACGCCATCAACATATTGCAATCCAATCTTACACAAAGGATTGTGCTATTGTTTGGGTGAGAATGGAGAATTAGGAGTATTTGATCCAAACGACAACCCAAGTAACTGGATTATTTATCATAATGATAAAATTCCCATTATTCAAGATAAGCTTGATTCAGTTCATCAAAGTTACTTGGTGGAAAGTGATGAAGGGAAGCTTTTAGCAATATTCATGGTTGAGGAGGGTGACACTAAGACACCAATTCATGTTTTTGAACTACCTAAGTTACAAGTAAATAAAACCATGATGAAACCACGCAAGATTGTCTGTCGTATTGTGAGAAGTTTGGGAAATAGAATCCTATATATCAGTTTTGGAGGGTCTTTCTTAGAACCTGTTGCGCCAAGAGGATTGGGTAACAAGATTTACTTGCCAATTatcaaagacaagaaaaacaTATACTACTCTCTCAGAACTGGCAAGTATCATTCCATATTTGATGATTATTCTACCAAAAACATTCATGATGTAGAGGAACCGAGAAATTGCTGTTGGATTCAGGGCGGGCCAAAACTGACTTTAAACAAAGACTTTGAATGGTGA
- the LOC142616526 gene encoding uncharacterized protein LOC142616526 — MEVAKVEKQNTHSYPVTASRLYPWLVILDGKQGQRQTFFDLSKNHYQTKNIPEMCNKLIYGCSHGWLVLVDPNSMDCYLWNPISLEKAQLPSLESVNYSGCILSSSPSDPECHILFFNRLENSLLVCQKGDFEFNKQVVIFAEDVDLKNFAMVGKTIYCLASRYTLYTAEVVGRTVQFTRLIMEELLWPSPLDLPRFEAFYVESCGELFLVHMMFFGFRMEEVYGFFVFRMDFEEKRWVKVKSIGDRTIFLSQHNKTGCMYSLATELGIKTNSIYFTMNSQRLLYVFDLESLCISKSLPCSTVSRDLVQYWVMI, encoded by the coding sequence ATGGAAGTAGCAAAAGTAGAGAAACAAAATACGCATTCCTATCCTGTCACAGCTTCTCGATTGTATCCTTGGCTTGTAATCCTTGATGGTAAGCAAGGACAGAGACAAACTTTCtttgacttatcaaaaaatcaTTATCAGACAAAAAATATTCCTGAGATGTGCAACAAACTAATATACGGTTGTTCTCATGGATGGTTGGTTTTGGTTGATCCTAATTCAATGGATTGTTATCTTTGGAATCCCATCTCTTTAGAAAAGGCTCAACTCCCATCATTGGAATCCGTTAATTACAGCGGCTGCATTCTATCATCGTCTCCAAGTGATCCTGAATGTCATATCTTGTTCTTCAATAGATTGGAAAACTCTCTTTTGGTTTGTCAGAAGGGTGACTTTGAATTTAACAAACAAGTTGTTATATTTGCTGAAGATGTTGATTTAAAGAACTTTGCAATGGTTGGAAAAACAATCTATTGTTTGGCATCAAGATATACTTTGTATACAGCTGAAGTTGTGGGTCGAACAGTCCAGTTTACCCGACTTATAATGGAAGAACTTCTTTGGCCATCACCATTGGACCTTCCAAGATTTGAAGCTTTTTATGTTGAATCTTGTGGTGAACTATTTCTAGTTCACATGATGTTTTTTGGATTTCGCATGGAAGAGGTCTATGGATTCTTTGTCTTCCGAATGGATTTTGAAGAGAAGAGGTGGGTGAAAGTGAAGAGCATAGGAGATCGAACTATTTTCTTAAGTCAGCATAATAAGACTGGTTGCATGTATTCTTTGGCAACAGAGTTGGGAATTAAAACAAACTCAATCTACTTTACGATGAACTCCCAGAGACTTCTCTACGTGTTTGACTTGGAAAGTCTATGTATTTCAAAGTCTTTACCCTGTTCTACTGTAAGCCGTGATTTAGTACAATATTGGGTAATGATTTAG